From the genome of Triticum aestivum cultivar Chinese Spring chromosome 1A, IWGSC CS RefSeq v2.1, whole genome shotgun sequence:
ATAGCTATTCTTTTCACCAGCATGAGCTCTGGTTTCAGTGAGGAGGTCAAACCAATTTTCACATCCACTACTTCATTTATGGCGTGCTCTATGACTATCCATCTCATTGTGTTCGCCCTGATTTGGCTGCAGTGAGTAGAACAGTGTACTGAAGAGGCAGTGTTTCGTAATTTCTTGATGTTATAAAAAAATCATCaactccgcctatgtcttctaggcatagccggtcccaagcccgggtaaaggaggagggttgtgataggcttggcgagccaacgtaaaaactagccagtcccataggtatgaaacccatttgagcgagaatagtactaggatgggtgacctcctaggaagtcctcgtgaaagggtttcatatctaagggttgtgataggcttggcgagccaacgtaaaaactagccagtcttttgggtatgaaacccatttgggcgagagtagtactaggatgggtgacctcctgggaagtcctcgtgaaagggtttcatatctagcctaccccaacttgtttgggataaaaggcttcgtaagtaagtaagtaagtataaaaaaatcatcaaattaaCGCACACACAAACTCTACTTTGCTGTTACCTGATACGATGGATAATCAAATCATCCAAATGCTTTTATGTGTCTTAAACAAAGTTAATGATGGTGCAAGCTATCTGTCGCCAAAGCATGAAAGCAATTCTTGCAATTGAAGAAGAGAGCACTCTGAAGACTGAAAACTAAAAGACCAACTACTGGATGTGAAATCGATATGTTGTTATGTACAGAACCCAATCACCAGAGGCATACCTTGATGTTTTCTTGTTCCTTGATCAGAGCCTGAATGTCCAGTCCCATCGCTTTCACAAACTCGGCATCTTCCTCTGAAGCATCACCTTTGTCATCTGGTGCTTTTGATTTGTTTTGCCATAATGATTCTGCAAGCACAATTGAACAATTGTCCTAAAAATATACAAGAGAATAAGGCAATCCCCAAACCACGATTTCACAGCCACTTTATCACATACTCCAAAAACATAATATTAATAACCTAAACAAAAAGAACTCGATCGGTTAATTTCTGGCATACCCAATCGGTAGAGCTGCAGCTTCAGCTGCTCGATCTCCAACCGAACCTCTCGGCCGGTACCCTCCTCCCAAGGGGAACCAACGGAGGTGGCGCACTGCCCCGTGCGACCGCCGTCGTGGCGGGGTAGGGCAAAGAAGGTGGCTAGGAGCGCGGCCGCGATGGCGAGGGCGGAACAGGATCGGCGGAGGTCGCCTGCGCTACCGGAGGAGTTCAGGCGGGCGCAGAGGGAGAGCAGGCGGAGGGGAAGGAggaaggcgacgacgacggcgaggatTGCAGAGTCGACCCTCATGGCCATGGACGGGAAGAATTCCCTGCTGCGACTGGGCTATGGGCTCAAATTTGCTGGATGGGGACCGAGAGCATCCGCCTTAATAATCTTAGTATTAATAAACACACATCAAAAGAAAATCTTAATAAATTTAGGGCATAACACGGAGCCTCAAACCTCCCGCCGTCCGGACTGCGTGGTCCTCCAACACGGACCCTTAAACCTCCCGCAACCATTTGGACCGTACGGTCTGGACGTATTTTACCATCCATCACAGTCTTGTATCGGTCCGCTCGGCGGACCGGGCGTCATTTTCCATGCAAACCAAAATCAAATCAGAGACTTTGCGAGAGTCCGAACCGCTGTCACACCCGTTTCCAACAAACCTGCCCTATCCAAAACTCTCTCCCTCGCGCACGCTCTTTCCATCCAGAGTGTCAGCTCTGCATTCATGCCGGCTCAGAGCGAACGCGCACTGGAGCCGGCATTGAAGCAACACACTGGTTGAGAGTGCCACCTGCCGCACGCCATTGTGCACGTCTTCTCTCCGTATTGAAACGGCACCTGTCTGCCCGCCTACCTCCATTAAACTAGCGTGTGGGTCGAGGAACCTACTTCGACACCCCGAGCGCCACACATCCGTAAACACATCTCTGGTTGGCGTCTCTCGTCTTGCAAGAGCCACACCACGCCTCCACTatccatttcctccttctaccaCACCCGTCATGGCCTCCGGCTCCAAAGTCTTGTGAGGTGGCCTCTTCGGCGAGCAGAAAGAAGGAGCTCGTCAGGATTGCAGCGGCCTGGTTTGCTTGGCGAGCCAACCAAATACATATTGGCTTGCCGGCAAGCTCTCGGAGCCAGCAAGCTCTCGGAACCGGGCAAGAACCACACCACGCCTCCACTatccatttcctccttctaccaCACCCGTCATGGCCTTCCACTCCAAAGTCTTGTGGGGTGGCCTCTTCGGCGAGCAGAAGAAGTAGCTCTTTGGGATTGCAGCGGCCTGGTTTGCCCGGCGAGCCAGCCAGATACAGATTGGCTTGCTAACAAGCTCTCGGAGCCGGCACCATCCCCGTCGCCAGGCCGTCCTCGCCCATCCAGGCTGGCCAATGCCATCTCCCGGCAAATCCGCTGCGAGCGATGGCGGCAACGCGTCCGGCGGGTGGAGAAAGCAGCCAAGGTTGACGCGGCGAAGGAGGAATTTGACTGGGGCACCTACGTTAATTCGCCAACTTCAGGTCGGCCGCGCCCCGGCGCCACGACGACAAAAGCCGGCACGTCCACGCCCGCTGACGATAGTGAGGAAAAGTAGACCATGGGAGGCCGCAACCGCCTGGGTCCCGCGAAGGCCACCGTCACCGCCTCGCCAGGTTACATAGTTGGTGACTTGCTCGCTTCGCGCGGGCTTAGGCCACGTGACTGTCTTCCCCCGCTAATggtatcctggactagggggtactcaccacgtcagtCATAGAAGCGGAGGTTGTCGTGGGAGTAagtgatacgtcttcatcgtatcaacttttctaaacacttttgcccttattttggactctaactttgcatgatttgaatggaactaacccagactaacgttgttttcagcagaattgacatggtgttattttcgtgcagaaataaaagttctcagaatgacctgaaaatcaacggagaatatttttgaaatatataaaaatactggcaaaagagtcaacgtcagggggcccacaccctgtccacgagggtggggacgcgcccacccaccctaggcgcgcccccctgcctcgtgggccccctgacgctccaccgacatcaactccaactccatatattcacgttcgaggagaaaaaaatcagagaaaaggattcatcgcgttttacgatatggagccgccgccaagccctaatctctctcgggagggatgatctggagtccgttcggggctctagagaggggaacccatcatcgtcgtcatcatcaaccttcctccatcatcaatttcatgatgctcaccgccgtgcgtgagtaattccatcgtaggcttgctgtacagtgatggattggatgagatttatcatgtaatcgagttagttttgttagggtttgatccctagtatccactatgttctgagattgatgttgctatgactttgctatgcttaatgcttgtcactggggcccgagtgccatgatttcagatttgaacttattatgttttcatgaatatatgtgagttcttgatcctatcttgcatgtctatagtcacctattatgtgttatgatccgttaaccctgaagtgacaataatcaggatacttaccggtgatgaccgtagtttgaggagttcatgtattcactatgtgttaatgctttggtttggtactctattaaaaggaggtcttaatatcccttagtttccaataggaccccgctgccacgagagggtaggacaaaagatgtcatgcaagttcttttccataagcatgtatgactatattcggaatacatgcctacattacattgatgaactggagctagttctgtgtcaccctatgttataactattgcatgaggaatcacatccgacataattatccatcattgatccattgcctacgagcttttcatatattgatcttcgcttatttacttttccgttgctactgttacaatcactataaaaccaaaactattacttttactaccgttaccgctactatcatattactttgctactaaatactttgttgcagatattaagttttccaggtgtggttgaattgacaactcagctgctaatacttgagaatattctttggctccccttgtgtcgaatcaataaatttgggttgaatactctacccttgaaaactgttgcgatcccctatacttgtgggttatcaagactattttctggcgccgttgtcggggatcatagctctattatttgagtcacttggggtgGTCGACTGTCGaaccaccgcatgcctcacccaccgctggagccatgATCGACCGGGTAGCTTGGGACGTCATACATCGGGGGTGTGGATGCTGCGGGAACCGACCGGTAccgagtcgacggctgccgcaggaggactcCACAGGGGCTCACATGGAAGTGCGCCGCCCCACGGATGGGAAGGGCCTCGGCGTCGAGGGGGGCttcttggagccaggcggagtcgtcagcgatgaaaacgaacgcaccgagacggatctcacggcccaaagccaaaccaccgccagaaaccatgttgatggagatcggaaaaactgcaacctcactggaagtcgctaagacgcctgccccacggtgggtg
Proteins encoded in this window:
- the LOC123059573 gene encoding uncharacterized protein (The sequence of the model RefSeq protein was modified relative to this genomic sequence to represent the inferred CDS: added 13 bases not found in genome assembly), whose product is MAMRVDSAILAVVVAFLLPLRLLSLCARLNSSGSAGDLRRSCSALAIAAALLATFFALPRHDGGRTGQCATSVGSPWEEGTGREVRLEIEQLKLQLYRLESLWQNKSKAPDDKGDASEEDAEFVKAMGLDIQALIKEQENIKESLWSSGDTIKSVENEVRILAAESRKMNSDIYNVWSLANDTEKTVEALHSDVQKAQIIMDESRKMNSNAHQIWSLAKDTAKKVESLYTDVAKVQSVIDISKKMESNIHKAWSYAKQTEKRVEDIYSDVKKGFKKKAWMS